From Amycolatopsis sp. YIM 10, the proteins below share one genomic window:
- a CDS encoding enoyl-CoA hydratase/isomerase family protein: protein MNVLLTEDHGPVRVLTLNRPDKLNALDTALTRALGDALAVADREARAVVLTGNGRGFCAGADLGEFSSLTPDQPDAVLERAALTARLQTQMQGMSVPVVAAVRGAAVGGGAGLAIGADMTVAGTDLKFGYPELKHSIVPALVMTGLVRHLGRKLAFELVSTGRLLTAAEAAEHGLVNRVVEPDDVVEVALEIARRWAEVEPRAIAAAKDLFYRVADLPTEAAMRAGRDVNALMRGFRR, encoded by the coding sequence GTGAACGTGCTGCTGACCGAGGACCACGGCCCTGTCCGGGTTCTCACGCTGAACCGGCCGGACAAGCTGAACGCACTGGACACCGCGCTGACCCGGGCACTCGGCGACGCACTGGCCGTCGCCGATCGCGAGGCACGGGCCGTGGTGCTGACCGGCAACGGACGCGGGTTCTGCGCGGGCGCCGATCTCGGTGAGTTCTCCTCGCTCACCCCGGACCAGCCCGACGCGGTACTCGAACGCGCCGCGCTGACCGCGCGGCTCCAGACGCAGATGCAGGGCATGTCGGTGCCGGTGGTCGCCGCGGTGCGCGGCGCGGCCGTCGGCGGCGGGGCCGGGCTGGCGATCGGGGCGGACATGACCGTCGCGGGCACCGACCTGAAGTTCGGTTATCCCGAGTTGAAGCACTCGATCGTGCCCGCGCTGGTGATGACCGGGCTGGTTCGGCACCTCGGCCGCAAGCTCGCGTTCGAGCTGGTGAGCACCGGCCGCCTGCTCACCGCGGCCGAAGCCGCCGAACACGGGCTGGTCAACCGCGTGGTCGAACCCGATGACGTCGTCGAAGTGGCGCTGGAGATCGCGCGGCGCTGGGCCGAGGTCGAGCCGCGCGCGATCGCCGCCGCGAAGGACCTCTTCTACCGGGTTGCCGACCTGCCGACCGAGGCCGCGATGCGGGCCGGTCGGGACGTCAACGCGCTGATGCGGGGGTTCCGCCGATGA
- a CDS encoding hydroxymethylglutaryl-CoA lyase → MPGSTTDAVTICECFARDGLQHEPVPLPTATKIALLNSFVDTGFRRIEATSYSHPARVPGFSDASEVLAGVDRREGVAFKATCPNPRAVSRALADLDAGHGAEELSLLVSATESHTERNLRTDRDGQWARVTEMVRLAGGRFRLVGVVSVAFGCPFEGAVDPGRVAEDVARFAELGASMVTLGDTTGVATPGAVRAMFTRLGRAHPGLPVIAHFHNTRGTGIANAVAALEAGCRHFDTAFGGVGGHPSTISYGAGLTGNACTEDLVSLFDAMGVETGLDLDRLAAASAACERALGRPLHSMVARAGFNPQETP, encoded by the coding sequence TTGCCCGGCTCGACGACCGACGCCGTCACGATCTGCGAGTGCTTCGCCCGTGACGGGCTCCAGCACGAACCGGTCCCCCTGCCGACCGCGACCAAGATCGCGTTGCTGAACTCCTTCGTGGACACCGGTTTCCGGCGGATCGAGGCGACCAGTTACAGCCATCCCGCGCGGGTGCCCGGTTTCTCCGACGCCTCCGAGGTGCTCGCGGGCGTCGACCGCCGCGAAGGGGTCGCGTTCAAGGCGACCTGCCCGAATCCGCGAGCGGTGTCCCGCGCGCTCGCGGACCTCGACGCCGGGCACGGCGCGGAGGAACTCAGCCTGCTGGTCTCGGCCACCGAGAGCCACACCGAACGCAACCTCCGCACCGATCGCGACGGCCAGTGGGCGCGTGTGACCGAGATGGTCCGGCTCGCCGGTGGCCGGTTCCGCCTGGTCGGCGTGGTCTCGGTGGCCTTCGGCTGCCCGTTCGAGGGTGCCGTCGACCCGGGCCGGGTGGCCGAGGACGTGGCCCGGTTCGCCGAACTCGGCGCGTCGATGGTCACCCTGGGCGACACCACCGGCGTGGCCACCCCCGGCGCGGTCCGCGCGATGTTCACCCGGCTCGGCCGTGCACACCCCGGATTGCCGGTCATCGCGCACTTCCACAACACGCGTGGCACCGGCATCGCGAACGCGGTCGCCGCGCTGGAGGCAGGCTGCCGCCACTTCGACACCGCGTTCGGCGGCGTCGGCGGGCACCCGTCGACCATCAGCTACGGCGCCGGGCTCACCGGCAACGCCTGCACCGAGGACCTGGTCAGCCTGTTCGACGCGATGGGCGTGGAAACCGGGCTCGACCTCGACCGGCTGGCCGCGGCCTCGGCCGCCTGCGAACGCGCGCTCGGCCGCCCGCTGCACAGCATGGTCGCCCGCGCCGGCTTCAACCCCCAGGAGACCCCGTGA
- a CDS encoding response regulator transcription factor: MRVLVVEDARALADVIAEGLRDQGMAVDLAYDGHTAAAKLDLHPYEVVVLDRDLPGIHGDVLCGLITEREDRAMVLMLTAAGSPVERVSGLTLGADDYLAKPFHFPELVLRIRALARRRPSARARILRAAGIELDPIRRTATRDGRPLDLSVKEFNLLTALLQAGPAWSSTEELLDRVWDEHTNPFTNTVTVTIGRLRRKLGDPPVITTLPGAGYRLTDPGGSP; encoded by the coding sequence ATGAGGGTGCTGGTGGTCGAGGACGCGCGGGCGCTCGCCGACGTGATCGCCGAAGGGCTGCGGGACCAGGGCATGGCCGTCGACCTCGCGTACGACGGCCACACCGCGGCGGCCAAGCTGGACCTCCACCCGTACGAGGTGGTGGTGCTCGACCGGGACCTGCCCGGCATCCACGGCGACGTGCTCTGCGGGCTGATCACCGAGCGCGAGGACCGGGCGATGGTGCTGATGCTGACCGCGGCCGGCTCCCCGGTCGAGCGGGTCAGCGGGCTCACCCTCGGCGCCGACGACTACCTGGCCAAGCCGTTCCACTTCCCCGAACTGGTGCTGCGGATCCGGGCGCTGGCCCGCCGCCGCCCGTCCGCCCGCGCCCGGATCCTGCGCGCCGCGGGCATCGAACTCGACCCGATCCGGCGCACCGCCACCCGCGACGGCCGTCCGCTCGACCTCTCGGTCAAGGAGTTCAACCTGCTCACCGCGCTGCTCCAGGCCGGGCCCGCCTGGAGCAGCACCGAGGAACTGCTGGACCGGGTCTGGGACGAGCACACCAATCCGTTCACCAACACGGTCACCGTGACCATCGGGCGACTGCGGCGGAAGCTCGGCGATCCGCCGGTGATCACCACGCTGCCCGGCGCCGGTTACCGGCTCACCGATCCGGGCGGGTCTCCTTGA
- a CDS encoding MFS transporter — MAEPPSATERPDAAVDRPATYRTIALRVMPLLVICYVVSFIDRTNIGIAQQGLKRDLGFGPAVYGLGVTLFFVGFILFEVPSNALLARIGARKTLVRIMASWGVVTVATMFVQDELTFYLARFLLGVTEAGFFPGALYLLSRWFPSARRTRMTAVFFIGVPVSGVLGSLVSGWIMHTFGGVGGLADWQWLFLLEGVPPILLAVLVLFFLADEPEQAKWLTPAQKAAVRADLEADRRRKGDVADHAEAHGGLLVALRDTKVWILGLCACGAYTLANAVSYWTPRIIADAGVGDVLNLGLFSAIPPLLGIVVMLVVGRHSDRTLERRWHAATSWIVAAFAMLALSVSGGNVVVVILLLAIMAAAHYSGLTVFYSIPSIYLTDRAAATGIAVVTSMGSFAAAASPSLLGFIQSATGSLSLGLQISAGIVLLAVVLLLTGVKAGDLKETRPDR, encoded by the coding sequence GTGGCCGAACCCCCATCCGCCACCGAACGGCCGGACGCCGCCGTCGACCGGCCGGCGACCTACCGGACCATCGCGTTGCGCGTGATGCCGCTGCTGGTGATCTGTTACGTGGTCAGCTTCATCGACCGCACCAACATCGGTATCGCGCAGCAGGGCCTCAAGCGCGACCTCGGCTTCGGGCCCGCGGTCTACGGCCTCGGCGTGACCCTGTTCTTCGTCGGGTTCATCCTGTTCGAGGTGCCGAGCAACGCGCTGCTGGCGCGGATCGGCGCGCGCAAGACGCTCGTCCGCATCATGGCCTCGTGGGGCGTGGTGACCGTCGCGACCATGTTCGTGCAGGACGAACTCACCTTCTACCTGGCCAGGTTCCTGCTGGGCGTGACCGAGGCCGGGTTCTTCCCCGGCGCGCTCTACCTGCTCTCGCGCTGGTTCCCCTCGGCCCGCCGCACCCGGATGACCGCGGTCTTCTTCATCGGCGTGCCGGTTTCGGGGGTGCTCGGCTCGCTGGTGTCCGGCTGGATCATGCACACCTTCGGCGGGGTCGGCGGGCTGGCCGACTGGCAGTGGCTGTTCCTGCTCGAAGGCGTGCCGCCGATCCTGCTGGCCGTGCTGGTGCTGTTCTTCCTCGCCGACGAACCCGAGCAGGCGAAGTGGCTCACGCCCGCGCAGAAGGCCGCCGTGCGCGCCGACCTGGAAGCCGACCGGCGACGCAAGGGCGACGTGGCGGACCATGCCGAAGCACACGGGGGACTGCTGGTCGCCCTGCGCGACACCAAGGTGTGGATCCTCGGCCTGTGTGCCTGCGGTGCCTACACGCTGGCGAACGCGGTTTCGTACTGGACCCCGCGGATCATCGCCGACGCCGGGGTCGGCGACGTGCTGAACCTCGGGCTGTTCTCGGCCATCCCGCCGCTGCTGGGCATCGTGGTGATGCTGGTGGTCGGGCGGCACTCCGACCGGACGCTGGAACGCCGCTGGCACGCGGCCACCAGCTGGATCGTGGCCGCGTTCGCGATGCTGGCGCTGTCGGTCTCCGGCGGCAACGTGGTGGTGGTGATCCTGCTGCTGGCGATCATGGCGGCGGCCCACTACTCCGGGCTGACGGTGTTCTACTCGATCCCGTCGATCTACCTGACCGACCGGGCCGCGGCCACCGGCATCGCCGTGGTGACCTCGATGGGTTCCTTCGCCGCGGCCGCCTCGCCCTCGCTGCTCGGCTTCATCCAGTCGGCCACCGGCAGCCTTTCGCTCGGCCTGCAGATCAGCGCCGGCATCGTGCTGCTCGCCGTGGTCCTGCTGCTGACCGGGGTGAAGGCGGGCGATCTCAAGGAGACCCGCCCGGATCGGTGA
- a CDS encoding enoyl-CoA hydratase/isomerase family protein: MGDRVRLGVTDGIAHVELTRPEARNAVDLPMCTELCEAFEEVDADEDVRVVLLSAHGPVFCAGADLKERTGKDAAWVRRRRVASFAAYAAIERCRRPVVALVQGAVVGSGGEITLAADFAIAAEGTVFRFPEPHWGTVGATQRLQRAIGKRKAKELLFTNRPLDAADALRLGIVTQVVAPDALASTGAETARDIAKAPPLAIALTKRAVDLGGETDLDRGIRIEMSAIEQCLADGGWRDGVARFTNGDGR; the protein is encoded by the coding sequence ATGGGTGACCGGGTCCGGCTCGGGGTCACCGACGGCATCGCGCACGTCGAACTGACCCGGCCCGAGGCGCGCAACGCGGTCGACCTGCCGATGTGCACCGAGCTGTGTGAGGCGTTCGAGGAGGTCGACGCCGACGAGGACGTCCGCGTGGTGCTGTTGAGCGCGCACGGTCCGGTGTTCTGCGCGGGCGCCGATCTCAAGGAGCGCACCGGCAAGGACGCGGCCTGGGTGCGGCGGCGCCGGGTCGCCTCGTTCGCCGCCTACGCCGCGATCGAGCGGTGCCGCCGTCCGGTGGTCGCGCTGGTGCAGGGCGCCGTGGTCGGGTCCGGCGGGGAGATCACCCTGGCCGCCGACTTCGCGATCGCCGCGGAGGGCACGGTGTTCCGCTTTCCCGAACCGCACTGGGGCACGGTCGGCGCCACGCAACGGTTGCAGCGGGCGATCGGCAAGCGCAAGGCCAAGGAACTGCTGTTCACCAACCGCCCGCTCGACGCAGCCGACGCGCTGCGGCTGGGGATCGTCACGCAGGTGGTCGCGCCGGACGCGCTGGCCTCGACCGGTGCCGAGACCGCGCGAGACATCGCGAAGGCGCCGCCACTGGCCATCGCGCTGACCAAGCGCGCGGTCGACCTCGGCGGCGAAACCGATCTGGACCGCGGCATCCGCATCGAGATGTCCGCCATCGAGCAGTGCCTCGCCGATGGCGGATGGCGTGACGGCGTGGCCCGGTTCACCAACGGAGACGGCCGATGA
- a CDS encoding MarR family winged helix-turn-helix transcriptional regulator, which produces MSERADGRDLVPISALLSYRLSRTSSAMSRSAALRYKREFDVSLGEWRAIALIAADPTLTLNRLARRAGLDKAQMSRVVSRLTERGLVNRTAGSGRTSQLALTEEGTRVYRGLITAANERDAAFLAILSDEEATVLQSALDKLAELALTVEQRERAHADQP; this is translated from the coding sequence ATGAGCGAACGCGCGGACGGACGCGACCTGGTACCGATCTCCGCACTCCTGTCCTACCGCCTCTCCCGCACCTCGTCGGCGATGTCGAGGAGCGCGGCGCTGCGCTACAAGCGCGAGTTCGACGTCAGTCTCGGCGAGTGGCGCGCGATCGCGCTCATCGCGGCCGACCCGACGCTGACCCTGAACCGGCTCGCCCGCCGGGCCGGACTGGACAAAGCGCAGATGAGCCGGGTGGTCAGCCGGTTGACCGAGCGCGGACTGGTGAACCGGACGGCGGGTTCGGGCCGGACGTCGCAGCTCGCGCTGACCGAGGAGGGCACCCGCGTCTACCGCGGCCTGATCACCGCGGCGAACGAGCGCGACGCGGCCTTCCTGGCGATCCTGTCCGACGAGGAGGCCACCGTGCTGCAGAGCGCGCTGGACAAGCTGGCCGAGCTGGCGCTGACCGTCGAGCAACGTGAGCGCGCGCACGCCGACCAGCCCTAG
- a CDS encoding CaiB/BaiF CoA-transferase family protein, whose protein sequence is MTGSTGPLDGITVLDFSRVLAAPLATQILAELGATVVKVERPGTGDETRGFEPRLPHGESGYFFAFNRGKRSVTLDLKDPRGQAVARRLAARADVVVENFLPGTLDRLGLGHAQLSQENPDLVYVSATGFGQTGPDRARKGYDTVFQALSGVMAMTGEPDGPPSKAGVPVADLTSGLWVTIAVLAGLAGRRGRHLDVSMMDVQLSLHALNAARLFALDEDPARTGTEHPGRVPSAAFQAGDGQWLHISGSDQHWLPLCEVLGLAELASDPLLRDNSGRVEHRDRVMKAMRGAIAQHDRDALVKELRAAGVPVGAVRSVREALSDPHAVARGVVGEFDHPTEGRFPALRTPLRETAGEPTAIGVPPLLGADTDDVLAGLAGLTADEIEGLRAAGVI, encoded by the coding sequence ATGACCGGCTCGACCGGACCGCTCGACGGCATCACCGTGCTGGACTTCTCGCGCGTGCTCGCCGCCCCGCTCGCCACCCAGATCCTGGCCGAACTCGGCGCCACGGTGGTCAAAGTGGAGCGACCGGGCACCGGTGACGAGACCCGCGGCTTCGAACCCCGCCTGCCGCACGGGGAAAGCGGGTACTTCTTCGCGTTCAACCGGGGCAAGCGCTCGGTGACGCTGGACCTGAAGGACCCGCGCGGGCAGGCCGTGGCCCGGCGGCTGGCGGCCCGCGCCGACGTGGTCGTGGAGAACTTCCTGCCCGGGACACTGGACCGGCTCGGGCTCGGTCACGCCCAGCTCTCCCAGGAAAATCCGGACCTGGTGTACGTGTCGGCGACCGGCTTCGGGCAGACCGGCCCGGATCGCGCGCGCAAGGGCTACGACACGGTGTTCCAGGCGCTGTCCGGGGTGATGGCGATGACCGGTGAACCGGACGGGCCACCGTCGAAGGCCGGGGTCCCGGTGGCGGACCTGACCTCGGGGCTCTGGGTGACCATCGCCGTGCTCGCCGGTCTGGCCGGGCGCCGGGGCCGACACCTCGATGTGTCCATGATGGACGTTCAGCTCAGCCTGCACGCGCTGAACGCCGCCCGGTTGTTCGCACTGGACGAGGATCCGGCGCGCACCGGCACCGAGCACCCCGGTCGCGTGCCGTCGGCGGCGTTCCAGGCCGGTGACGGGCAGTGGCTGCACATCAGCGGCAGCGACCAGCACTGGCTGCCGCTGTGCGAAGTGCTCGGCCTCGCCGAGCTGGCGTCGGATCCCTTGCTGCGCGACAACTCCGGCCGGGTGGAACACCGCGATCGGGTGATGAAGGCGATGCGTGGCGCGATCGCCCAGCACGATCGGGACGCGCTGGTGAAGGAACTGCGCGCGGCCGGCGTGCCGGTCGGCGCGGTGCGTTCGGTGCGCGAGGCGCTGTCCGATCCGCACGCGGTCGCGCGCGGTGTGGTCGGCGAGTTCGACCACCCGACCGAGGGGCGGTTCCCGGCGCTGCGCACGCCGTTGCGCGAGACTGCCGGGGAGCCCACGGCCATCGGTGTGCCACCGCTGCTCGGTGCCGACACCGACGACGTGCTGGCGGGCCTGGCCGGGCTCACGGCGGACGAGATCGAGGGCCTGCGGGCCGCGGGGGTGATCTGA